The following proteins are co-located in the Dehalococcoidales bacterium genome:
- a CDS encoding DNA methyltransferase, with the protein MEEKAGQTLMFDGEKSQSSIEGPVECLGTTFQNDGERRKYFIERLKKKLEDPEFRKIEGFPIGSDEDILALSDPPYYTACPNPFIEDFIRCYGKPYDSMKVYNKKPFAFDITEGRHTWLYKAHTYHTKVPPKALKNFIEHYTEPGEIILDGFAGSGMTGIAALMANPSRSTLICDLSPAASFIASVYLCQVDTHTYLREALRIADQLDDELGWMYRPGQDVIGSAICNYYVWSDVFICNSCGSEIVFWEVAFDSRQKKFLDTFTCNSCGAENSKTSAERAHETVYDQILKKPWTRYKQVPVLAIVSHGSKRAEKRRVNEDDKNLLARVRQTPLPQSANRFAVKMLFRDGQWGDQWKNCLHLRPITHAHQLFAERQLHYVSRFMELLDLKRAEHRALLFTGTSILQKTSRLMVYNADGIGRVQKGTLYISSVWQEMRFSHMLRISAGDMIRSAEEGMWTALPKKGKGDNTSHTVWCGSSTSLNVPENAIDYIFVDPPFGSNIPYSEVNFLWEALLGVFTNLKPDAIESPIQEKSLLDYQHLMEQCFSEFRRVLKPGRWITIEFHNSKNAVWNAIQEALTRSGFVVADVRILDKKQKSFKQATTAGAVKQDLIITAYKPNGGLEERFKLEAGTEDGVWDFTRTHLRQLPVFVGKNGQLEVIAERQNFLLYDRMVAFHVQRGVTIPLSASDFYLGLEQRFPERDGMYFLPEQVAEYDKKRMTVKEVLQLQLFVIDESSAIQWLKQQLLQKPQTFQELHPQFLREIGGWQKHEKPLELTELLEQNFLRYDGTGDVPSQIHSYLSSNFKELRHLPKNDPALRTKAKDRWYVPDPNKAGDLEKLRERALLREFEEYRQSKQKQLKVFRLEAVRSGFKKAWADRDYTTIIEVAGKIPENVLQEDPKLLMWYDQAITRKGG; encoded by the coding sequence ATGGAAGAGAAGGCCGGACAAACTTTAATGTTTGATGGTGAGAAAAGCCAGTCTTCAATAGAGGGTCCTGTTGAATGCCTGGGAACGACATTTCAGAATGATGGGGAGCGCCGCAAATACTTCATTGAAAGGCTCAAGAAAAAGCTCGAGGACCCGGAGTTCCGCAAGATTGAAGGCTTCCCCATAGGCTCTGATGAAGATATCCTGGCGTTATCAGACCCACCATATTATACAGCCTGTCCCAACCCATTCATTGAGGACTTTATCCGGTGCTACGGGAAGCCATACGATTCAATGAAAGTATACAACAAGAAACCTTTCGCGTTTGATATTACAGAGGGTAGACATACGTGGCTCTATAAAGCACATACTTACCATACTAAAGTGCCCCCTAAAGCTCTTAAGAATTTCATTGAACACTACACCGAACCTGGAGAAATAATCCTTGATGGGTTTGCTGGTAGCGGCATGACGGGTATTGCTGCCCTAATGGCTAATCCAAGTCGGAGTACACTTATATGTGACCTATCCCCCGCTGCAAGTTTTATTGCATCGGTATATTTATGCCAAGTAGACACTCATACTTACTTGAGAGAGGCTCTACGTATTGCGGATCAGCTTGATGACGAACTGGGGTGGATGTATCGTCCTGGTCAAGATGTGATAGGTTCGGCAATTTGTAATTACTATGTTTGGTCTGATGTATTTATATGTAATTCTTGTGGATCAGAAATAGTATTTTGGGAAGTGGCTTTCGATAGCCGACAGAAAAAATTCTTAGACACGTTCACATGTAATTCTTGCGGGGCAGAGAACTCCAAAACCTCAGCTGAAAGAGCACATGAGACTGTGTATGACCAGATACTCAAGAAACCGTGGACCCGCTATAAACAGGTGCCCGTGTTAGCAATAGTCTCTCATGGTTCAAAGAGAGCTGAAAAAAGAAGGGTAAATGAGGATGATAAAAATCTTCTTGCGAGAGTTCGACAGACACCTTTACCGCAATCTGCGAACCGCTTTGCAGTTAAAATGTTGTTCCGCGATGGTCAATGGGGAGACCAATGGAAAAACTGTCTTCATCTTCGGCCAATAACTCACGCACACCAACTATTTGCTGAGAGGCAACTGCACTACGTCAGCCGTTTCATGGAGCTCCTTGATCTCAAGCGTGCTGAGCACCGTGCACTTCTGTTTACTGGAACGTCTATCTTGCAGAAGACCTCTCGCTTGATGGTCTATAACGCCGATGGGATTGGACGTGTGCAAAAGGGTACTTTATATATCTCCTCTGTCTGGCAGGAAATGCGCTTTAGCCATATGTTACGTATCTCCGCAGGAGATATGATTCGTTCTGCAGAAGAAGGAATGTGGACAGCCCTTCCAAAAAAGGGGAAAGGGGATAATACTAGTCATACAGTATGGTGTGGCTCGTCTACATCCCTTAATGTACCCGAAAATGCGATAGATTATATCTTTGTTGATCCACCTTTCGGATCTAATATCCCTTACTCTGAAGTAAACTTCCTCTGGGAAGCACTGCTCGGGGTATTCACCAACTTGAAGCCAGATGCAATCGAGAGCCCTATTCAAGAGAAAAGCTTGCTGGACTATCAACATTTGATGGAGCAGTGCTTTTCAGAGTTTCGGCGTGTACTAAAGCCGGGTCGCTGGATAACGATCGAGTTTCATAATAGTAAGAATGCCGTGTGGAATGCGATTCAGGAAGCTCTGACCAGGTCAGGTTTCGTAGTGGCTGACGTCAGAATACTTGACAAAAAGCAGAAATCCTTCAAACAAGCGACCACAGCCGGGGCTGTAAAACAGGATTTAATAATAACCGCATACAAGCCAAACGGCGGTCTGGAGGAGCGCTTCAAGCTCGAAGCAGGCACAGAAGATGGTGTCTGGGACTTCACCCGCACTCACCTAAGGCAGCTTCCCGTATTCGTAGGAAAGAATGGGCAATTAGAGGTTATCGCCGAGCGGCAGAATTTTCTACTATATGACCGCATGGTGGCATTCCATGTCCAGAGGGGTGTTACCATACCGCTTTCCGCTTCCGATTTCTATCTGGGTCTGGAACAGCGCTTCCCTGAGCGTGACGGTATGTATTTCCTTCCGGAGCAGGTTGCTGAATATGATAAAAAGCGGATGACGGTAAAAGAAGTGCTGCAACTCCAGCTATTTGTGATAGATGAATCTTCAGCCATTCAATGGCTCAAACAGCAACTGCTTCAGAAACCGCAGACTTTCCAAGAGCTTCATCCGCAGTTTCTGAGAGAGATTGGCGGCTGGCAGAAACATGAGAAACCGTTGGAACTAACAGAGCTTCTGGAGCAGAACTTCCTGAGGTACGATGGCACCGGCGATGTTCCCAGCCAGATTCACAGCTACCTATCAAGCAATTTCAAAGAACTGCGCCATCTGCCTAAGAATGATCCGGCATTACGTACTAAGGCTAAAGACCGCTGGTATGTCCCGGACCCAAATAAGGCGGGAGACCTGGAGAAACTACGCGAACGTGCACTCCTCCGCGAGTTTGAAGAATATCGCCAGTCCAAGCAGAAGCAACTAAAAGTTTTCCGGCTAGAAGCCGTGCGTAGTGGCTTCAAGAAAGCCTGGGCTGATCGCGATTACACCACCATCATTGAGGTTGCAGGAAAGATTCCTGAGAACGTTCTGCAGGAGGACCCCAAGCTCCTCATGTGGTATGACCAGGCAATAACCAGGAAGGGAGGTTAA
- a CDS encoding DUF262 domain-containing protein: MPEEATVRSVITPNDQFLRSVFNTAKAYFIDIYQREYKWTPDNVKTLLNDIEVQFGINQRTNTEPKQIQAEVQERFEPYFLNTYLTHSTPTNTSIVDGQQRLTTLLLVLIKLHKILKTIESDHLYTVKTFSSQTLEKLIFESDDFGEAKRFKIFNENRESTFRQLLEGPDIKPVDETQKRIKENYEIISQYYDNYFMSEGEPGRYDVVKLTYYIAYLLDRISIVEIKIEKQKNVAMIFEVVNDRGLGLKPYEILKGKLIGNLPANQKEHANTVWTELQNSYFNAELKNSTESKLDLDLFFRTFFRAKFADTEDEYEKFEGAYHYEVYRNGQIRKYFKDFNDPQLLYSRIVRDIQYFAKMYLWLRTSYDNEYLLYNKLLDQNQQYLLILSGLEENDADKESKISGIAKKFDQLHSVTRLLGAYESNSFQRVIYPLNKEIRNKSLTQIATIFNSTLISILEEREIVRKGDIKCVEDIFTYERFKGVSNNWTNYSKYVLMRIDRYLWQLLDKPTYVGTGLEQLEDRFNKTTRRRYGLHLEHIYAYNEPNMAQFTDGDQGFDEHTFNIERNRLGMVLLLKDLQNLSSNNEIYRDKIETYKKSNFIWNELLVGHLPEVDKNRLPDDLRVEVIQPNASGAFPRTQIESRQRLTFNAIKKLWCFEN, translated from the coding sequence ATGCCAGAAGAAGCGACGGTTCGAAGTGTTATAACTCCTAATGACCAGTTTCTGCGCAGTGTTTTCAATACCGCAAAAGCTTACTTCATCGATATCTATCAACGCGAATACAAATGGACTCCAGACAATGTAAAGACGCTTCTCAATGACATCGAAGTCCAATTTGGAATCAACCAACGCACAAATACCGAGCCTAAACAGATTCAGGCTGAGGTTCAGGAACGATTTGAGCCGTATTTTCTAAACACATACCTTACCCATAGTACGCCTACAAACACTTCGATAGTAGATGGACAACAACGTCTTACGACTCTACTGTTGGTACTTATTAAGCTACATAAGATACTCAAAACCATTGAGTCAGATCACCTTTATACTGTTAAGACTTTCAGCAGCCAAACTCTGGAAAAGCTTATTTTTGAAAGTGATGATTTTGGGGAGGCGAAACGTTTTAAGATATTCAATGAAAACAGGGAATCGACTTTCCGGCAATTACTGGAAGGTCCGGACATTAAACCCGTTGATGAAACACAAAAAAGAATCAAAGAGAATTACGAAATAATCAGTCAGTACTACGATAATTACTTCATGAGCGAGGGTGAACCTGGGCGTTACGATGTCGTTAAACTAACATATTACATTGCCTACCTGCTGGATCGCATTTCAATAGTGGAAATTAAAATAGAGAAACAGAAGAATGTGGCAATGATATTTGAGGTGGTGAATGACCGTGGACTCGGGCTCAAACCATACGAGATTCTTAAAGGTAAGCTAATCGGTAATTTGCCAGCAAACCAGAAGGAACATGCAAACACAGTCTGGACTGAATTGCAAAACAGCTATTTCAACGCTGAACTAAAAAACAGCACTGAGTCAAAGCTCGACCTCGACTTATTTTTCCGGACGTTCTTCCGAGCCAAGTTTGCTGATACTGAAGATGAATATGAGAAATTTGAGGGAGCTTACCACTATGAGGTCTACAGAAATGGACAGATAAGAAAATACTTCAAAGATTTCAATGACCCGCAGCTTTTATATTCCCGCATTGTTAGAGACATTCAATATTTCGCCAAGATGTATTTGTGGCTACGTACAAGCTATGATAACGAATATCTTCTATATAACAAACTTCTCGACCAGAATCAGCAATATTTGCTGATCTTATCCGGCCTAGAGGAAAACGATGCTGACAAAGAATCTAAAATCTCTGGAATAGCCAAGAAATTTGACCAGCTACATTCGGTTACACGCCTTCTAGGCGCCTATGAAAGCAACAGTTTTCAGAGAGTTATTTATCCCCTCAACAAAGAGATCAGAAATAAATCTTTAACTCAGATCGCGACCATATTTAATTCTACATTGATCAGCATTCTCGAAGAAAGAGAAATTGTTCGGAAGGGTGATATCAAATGTGTAGAAGATATTTTTACCTACGAGCGGTTCAAGGGTGTAAGCAACAACTGGACGAATTATAGCAAATATGTGCTCATGCGAATTGACAGATATCTCTGGCAACTTCTCGATAAGCCTACTTATGTAGGTACGGGATTAGAGCAGTTGGAAGATCGCTTTAACAAAACAACTCGTCGTAGGTACGGTCTTCATCTTGAGCATATATATGCATACAATGAGCCGAATATGGCTCAATTCACGGATGGAGATCAAGGTTTCGATGAACATACATTCAACATAGAGCGTAATAGACTCGGAATGGTGCTTCTTCTTAAGGATCTTCAAAACCTGAGTAGTAATAATGAGATTTATCGGGATAAAATCGAAACTTACAAGAAAAGCAATTTCATTTGGAATGAGTTACTTGTTGGCCATCTTCCCGAGGTGGATAAAAACAGACTACCTGATGATTTGCGTGTAGAAGTTATTCAACCTAATGCTAGCGGTGCCTTCCCAAGAACGCAAATTGAGTCAAGACAGAGGCTCACGTTCAACGCCATTAAAAAACTCTGGTGTTTTGAAAACTAA